The proteins below are encoded in one region of Microbacterium pygmaeum:
- a CDS encoding response regulator, with product MKVLIADDDPQLVRALRITLAAHGYDVVAAPDGAAAITLAAKEHPDIVLLDLGMPHLDGIQVIHALRGWTSAPILVVSGRTGSADKVDALDAGADDYVTKPFQIDELLARLRALSRRSGASVGDASVTFGDIAIDLSAKSVTRAGERVHLTPTEWRMLEFLARNPGALVTRQSLLKEIWASEQVSDSGYLRLYMSQLRKKLEVDPANPRHLLTESGMGYRLVLD from the coding sequence ATGAAGGTGCTGATCGCGGACGACGACCCGCAGCTGGTCCGCGCCCTGCGCATCACGCTGGCCGCGCACGGTTACGACGTGGTCGCCGCGCCCGACGGCGCCGCCGCGATCACGCTGGCCGCGAAGGAGCATCCGGACATCGTGCTGCTCGACCTGGGCATGCCGCACCTGGACGGCATCCAGGTCATCCACGCTCTTCGCGGCTGGACGAGCGCGCCGATCCTCGTCGTGTCGGGCCGCACCGGCTCGGCCGACAAGGTGGACGCGCTGGATGCCGGGGCCGACGACTACGTCACCAAGCCGTTCCAGATCGACGAGCTGCTGGCGCGGCTGCGCGCGCTGTCCCGGCGATCCGGAGCGTCCGTCGGCGACGCCTCGGTCACGTTCGGCGACATCGCGATCGACCTGTCGGCCAAGTCGGTCACCCGTGCGGGTGAGCGCGTGCACCTGACCCCGACCGAGTGGCGGATGCTGGAGTTTCTGGCGCGAAACCCAGGCGCCCTGGTCACCCGGCAGTCACTCCTCAAGGAGATCTGGGCGAGCGAGCAGGTGAGCGATTCGGGCTACCTGCGGCTGTACATGTCGCAGCTGCGCAAGAAGCTCGAGGTCGACCCTGCGAACCCGCGCCATCTGCTGACCGAGTCGGGCATGGGGTACCGGCTCGTCCTGGACTGA
- a CDS encoding TetR/AcrR family transcriptional regulator, with protein sequence MTDASAADPVEDGALNRTQEAVVAAYVALIEELGTDDVSFRLIARRAGVGERTVFRSYGTRVDLLLATAAWSERTIFARTPSRSIFDVPLAVREAMDRYAQRPELAFVVAETTMRGVAGAAPSPRRDALETLLREQVPSAEEQERRSIVAALSHVDSASMWVSLTRELGMDRRDAMDAAGWAAEAILDPLRDRVEAGSS encoded by the coding sequence ATGACGGATGCCTCTGCCGCCGACCCGGTCGAAGACGGCGCGCTGAACCGTACGCAGGAGGCCGTCGTCGCCGCCTACGTCGCGCTGATCGAGGAGCTGGGCACTGACGACGTCTCGTTCCGGCTCATCGCCCGTCGCGCCGGCGTGGGCGAGCGCACGGTCTTCCGCAGTTACGGCACACGCGTCGACCTGCTCCTGGCGACCGCGGCCTGGTCGGAGCGCACGATCTTCGCCCGCACGCCGTCGCGCTCGATCTTCGACGTGCCGCTCGCGGTGCGCGAGGCGATGGACCGATACGCGCAGCGCCCCGAACTCGCATTCGTGGTGGCCGAGACGACGATGCGGGGTGTTGCGGGCGCTGCGCCGTCGCCCCGACGCGACGCGCTCGAGACGCTCCTGCGCGAGCAGGTCCCGTCGGCCGAGGAGCAGGAGCGGCGCTCGATCGTGGCCGCCCTGTCGCATGTGGATTCGGCGTCGATGTGGGTCTCGCTGACCCGGGAGCTCGGCATGGACCGTCGCGACGCGATGGATGCCGCGGGCTGGGCGGCCGAGGCGATCCTCGACCCGCTCCGCGATCGCGTCGAGGCCGGCAGCTCCTAG
- a CDS encoding ATP-binding cassette domain-containing protein — translation MLELNEIEAGYGRTLVLHGVTLPRSDNVVAVLGHNGAGKSTLLRVAIGLIKPRSGQVIFDGADVTSLAPNKRVARGMAYVPQGQQSFPQLTTMENLQLVADGRKRGKALIGEQLARFPALEKFATRKAGLLSGGQRQQLAIARALITEPKLLILDEPTEGIQPTIVAEIEQTIMQLAAEGLSVLLVEQHIGFALEAADKYLVLASGFASSTGEGGASAAEGVRAAMAI, via the coding sequence ATGCTCGAACTGAACGAAATCGAGGCCGGCTATGGACGCACGCTCGTCCTGCACGGCGTGACCCTGCCGCGGTCGGACAACGTGGTCGCCGTGCTCGGCCACAACGGTGCCGGGAAGTCCACGCTGCTGCGGGTCGCGATCGGGCTGATCAAGCCGCGCAGCGGGCAGGTGATCTTCGACGGGGCCGATGTCACGTCCCTGGCTCCGAACAAGCGCGTCGCCCGCGGCATGGCGTATGTGCCGCAGGGTCAGCAGTCCTTCCCGCAGCTGACGACGATGGAGAACCTGCAGCTGGTGGCCGACGGTCGCAAGCGCGGCAAGGCCCTCATCGGCGAGCAGCTGGCGCGATTCCCCGCCCTGGAGAAGTTCGCGACCCGCAAGGCCGGACTCCTCTCCGGCGGTCAGCGCCAGCAGCTGGCCATCGCCCGTGCCCTGATCACGGAGCCGAAGCTGCTCATCCTCGACGAGCCGACCGAAGGCATCCAGCCGACGATCGTCGCCGAGATCGAGCAGACCATCATGCAGCTGGCCGCCGAGGGGCTTTCGGTGCTCCTCGTCGAGCAGCACATCGGGTTCGCCCTGGAGGCGGCGGACAAGTACCTCGTGCTGGCGAGCGGGTTCGCCTCCAGCACCGGGGAGGGCGGGGCATCCGCCGCCGAAGGCGTCCGCGCGGCGATGGCGATCTGA
- a CDS encoding TetR family transcriptional regulator: MDEAADTPTAILAAAAELLRQTPFDDITYRALGLAVGVSERTVYRQYPTRSHLLESLARWTEEREFPLDPFVTMPQFSAAVRRRFSQFDASPASAFVCARAATVSPTVESEPGFVTRAIEAMLATEAPTLNGRDLRRLTATLLAFSSAQFWARMRSSFDLDASETADVFDRTVRSAVAGVGPTRLDMRA, encoded by the coding sequence ATGGACGAAGCGGCGGACACGCCCACGGCGATCCTCGCCGCCGCCGCCGAGCTGCTCCGCCAGACCCCGTTCGACGACATCACGTACCGCGCGCTGGGACTGGCCGTTGGCGTCTCCGAGCGCACCGTCTACCGGCAGTACCCGACCAGGTCGCATCTGCTGGAGTCGCTGGCCCGGTGGACTGAAGAGCGCGAGTTCCCGCTGGATCCCTTCGTCACCATGCCCCAGTTCTCCGCCGCCGTGCGCCGCCGGTTCTCGCAGTTCGACGCGTCCCCGGCATCGGCCTTCGTCTGCGCGCGGGCGGCGACGGTCTCACCGACGGTCGAGAGCGAACCCGGCTTCGTCACGCGGGCGATCGAGGCGATGCTCGCCACCGAGGCGCCCACGCTGAACGGCCGCGACCTGCGCAGGCTCACCGCCACGCTCCTGGCGTTCTCATCTGCGCAGTTCTGGGCCCGGATGCGCAGCTCGTTCGATCTGGACGCGTCCGAGACCGCCGACGTCTTCGACCGCACGGTCCGCTCCGCCGTCGCCGGTGTCGGTCCGACCCGGCTGGACATGCGGGCATGA
- the urtD gene encoding urea ABC transporter ATP-binding protein UrtD, with the protein MTADNGSLVVKDLRVSFDGFVAVDGVSFDAHPGEVRFLIGPNGAGKTTCIDAITGLSKGTGSVMLGDQELLGKSTQKIVRLGVGRTFQTASVFEQLSVLQNLDIAAGLHRSSLALLRARRGVDPAIEVALEETGLSAERETPAGILSHGQKQWLEIGMMLVQDPRALLLDEPVAGMSQDERTATGELLQRIAQRRIVLVVEHDMDFMRRYASRVTVLHQGKLLSEGTVAAVQADPRVQEVYLGTAGAVAHGEGA; encoded by the coding sequence GTGACCGCCGACAACGGATCGCTCGTCGTCAAAGATCTCCGCGTCTCCTTCGACGGATTCGTCGCCGTCGACGGTGTCTCCTTCGACGCCCACCCCGGCGAGGTGCGATTCCTGATCGGCCCCAACGGCGCCGGCAAGACGACCTGCATCGACGCCATCACCGGCCTGTCCAAGGGCACGGGCTCGGTGATGCTGGGCGACCAGGAACTGCTGGGCAAGTCGACCCAGAAGATCGTCCGCCTCGGCGTGGGCCGCACGTTCCAGACCGCGAGCGTGTTCGAGCAGCTCAGCGTCCTGCAGAACCTGGACATCGCGGCGGGACTGCACCGCTCGTCGCTCGCGCTGCTGCGCGCCCGACGCGGCGTCGACCCGGCCATCGAGGTGGCCCTGGAGGAGACAGGTCTCAGCGCGGAACGCGAAACCCCGGCGGGGATCCTCTCCCACGGACAGAAGCAGTGGCTGGAGATCGGCATGATGCTCGTCCAGGACCCGCGTGCGCTCCTGCTGGACGAGCCCGTCGCCGGAATGAGCCAGGACGAGCGGACCGCCACCGGTGAGCTGCTGCAGCGGATCGCCCAGCGCCGCATCGTGCTGGTCGTGGAGCACGACATGGACTTCATGCGCCGCTACGCGTCCCGCGTCACGGTGCTCCACCAGGGGAAACTGCTCTCGGAGGGGACGGTGGCCGCGGTCCAGGCCGACCCGCGGGTCCAGGAGGTCTACCTCGGCACCGCCGGGGCCGTCGCACACGGTGAGGGAGCCTGA
- the urtC gene encoding urea ABC transporter permease subunit UrtC produces MTRIRPWLPLIGIAVFAVLLLVVAPAVLSMHWINNLGKYCCWAIAAVGIGLAWGRGGMLVLGQGVFFGLGAYAMAMHLTLESTPVGSLPVFMILYDPSASLPPFWEPFRSDAFTLGAIILLPVIVAGILGYALFKRRIKGAYFAILSQALAVALAVLISSTIRETGGDTGLSDFKYFFGFVLNDDANKVMVFMIAAGLLIVCLLVVWQLNRSRFGELLIATRDAEERVRFLGYDPANIKLVAYVVAAVMASIAGAMFVPIVGIITPAEIGASASILMIAGVALGGRASLFGPALGAMAIGWGQSSLGSSWPDGWIYILGLVFILVTLFLPMGLSSLFGRAKGLVWRSRDTPPAALADPAAVLEPDIEIEEVKK; encoded by the coding sequence ATGACCAGAATCAGACCGTGGCTTCCGCTCATCGGCATCGCGGTGTTCGCCGTGCTGCTCCTGGTCGTGGCGCCCGCCGTGCTCTCGATGCACTGGATCAACAACCTCGGCAAGTACTGCTGCTGGGCCATCGCGGCGGTCGGTATCGGCCTGGCATGGGGCCGGGGCGGCATGCTGGTCCTCGGCCAGGGCGTCTTCTTCGGGCTCGGCGCCTACGCCATGGCGATGCACCTCACGCTGGAGAGCACCCCGGTCGGGAGCCTTCCCGTCTTCATGATCCTGTACGACCCCTCCGCGTCGCTTCCGCCGTTCTGGGAGCCGTTCCGCAGTGACGCGTTCACGCTGGGCGCGATCATCCTGCTTCCGGTGATCGTCGCCGGAATCCTCGGCTACGCACTCTTCAAGCGCCGGATCAAGGGCGCGTACTTCGCGATCCTGTCCCAGGCGCTCGCGGTGGCGCTCGCCGTCCTGATCAGCTCGACGATCCGCGAGACGGGAGGAGACACGGGCCTCAGCGACTTCAAGTACTTCTTCGGGTTCGTCCTGAACGACGACGCGAACAAGGTCATGGTGTTCATGATCGCCGCCGGCCTGCTCATCGTCTGCCTGCTCGTGGTGTGGCAGCTCAACCGGAGCCGCTTCGGCGAGCTCCTGATCGCCACGCGCGACGCCGAGGAGCGCGTCCGGTTCCTCGGATACGACCCCGCCAACATCAAGCTGGTCGCGTATGTGGTGGCCGCGGTGATGGCCAGCATCGCCGGCGCGATGTTCGTGCCGATCGTCGGCATCATCACCCCGGCCGAGATCGGCGCCTCGGCGTCGATCCTCATGATCGCCGGCGTCGCCCTGGGCGGCCGCGCGTCGCTGTTCGGACCTGCGCTGGGAGCGATGGCGATCGGCTGGGGGCAGTCCAGTCTCGGCTCGAGCTGGCCGGACGGCTGGATCTACATCCTGGGTCTGGTCTTCATCCTGGTGACGCTGTTCCTGCCGATGGGCCTCTCGTCGCTCTTCGGCAGGGCGAAGGGCCTGGTGTGGCGCTCGCGCGACACGCCTCCCGCCGCCCTCGCGGACCCGGCTGCCGTGCTCGAACCCGACATCGAAATCGAAGAGGTGAAGAAGTGA
- a CDS encoding purine-cytosine permease family protein, with protein sequence MARADGARAAAEDSLEDYAFRYVPRSFRRWSAASVGVTALGSIAFLADFSIGASIGLEHGTTNAVLGILLASVTIFLVGYPIAYYAARYNLDLDLIARGSGFGYHGSAITTVIFAVFTCIFFALEGAIMAQGLHVAVGIPLPIGYIISTVVVIPIVRYGLRALERLQFWTTPLWLALALLPLLWVIASDPAAVQAFVSFPGNADGEVRFGAIVSSAAVCFALTPQLAEQIDYIRAMPPRTRSNTRSWWTSLVFAGPGWVLFSGIKQVIGLFLAVYVIAKVGAGLGGHATEPVWQFITLYTSLMPEWLAVALALVLILVAQVKINVTNAYSGSLAWSNVYTRITRTYPGRSVFMYFNLAIALSLMLLDVFSLINIVLSLYANVVMAWLVTISADIAINKYVLRISPRYPEFRRGMLYDWNPVGLVSVVLASALSLAAFGGAFGEDLRPFSVLIAICVAVVVTPLMALATRGRFYLRRRRDGIDSPLLDSDGNPSGERLRCHVTGYTFERPDMLASAERGPMGEVQFVSSLALALDDSDRYVLPPDPPRGPGAEPARRDTGPRRGAQESRT encoded by the coding sequence GTGGCGAGAGCGGATGGGGCGCGTGCGGCTGCGGAGGACAGCCTCGAAGACTATGCCTTCCGCTACGTTCCGCGCAGCTTCCGGCGTTGGAGTGCTGCGTCCGTCGGCGTGACCGCGCTCGGGTCGATCGCCTTCCTCGCCGACTTCTCCATCGGGGCGAGCATCGGCCTGGAGCACGGCACGACCAACGCCGTGCTGGGCATCCTGCTCGCCTCGGTGACGATCTTCCTCGTCGGCTACCCGATCGCGTACTACGCGGCCCGCTACAACCTGGATCTCGACCTGATCGCGCGCGGCTCCGGCTTCGGCTATCACGGCTCCGCGATCACGACGGTGATCTTCGCGGTGTTCACCTGCATCTTCTTCGCGCTCGAGGGCGCGATCATGGCGCAGGGGCTGCACGTCGCGGTCGGCATCCCGCTGCCGATCGGCTACATCATCTCCACCGTCGTGGTGATCCCCATCGTGCGGTACGGCCTGCGGGCGCTGGAAAGACTGCAGTTCTGGACGACCCCGCTGTGGCTGGCCCTCGCCCTCCTGCCACTCCTGTGGGTGATCGCATCCGATCCGGCCGCGGTGCAGGCCTTCGTCTCGTTCCCCGGCAACGCCGACGGCGAGGTGAGGTTCGGCGCGATCGTCTCCAGCGCCGCAGTCTGCTTCGCGCTGACGCCGCAGTTGGCCGAGCAGATCGACTACATCCGGGCGATGCCGCCCCGGACGCGGTCGAACACGAGGTCGTGGTGGACGTCGCTGGTGTTCGCCGGACCAGGCTGGGTGCTCTTCAGCGGCATCAAGCAGGTGATCGGCCTCTTCCTCGCCGTCTACGTGATCGCGAAAGTGGGGGCGGGCTTGGGCGGCCACGCCACCGAACCGGTGTGGCAGTTCATCACCCTGTACACCTCACTGATGCCGGAGTGGCTCGCGGTCGCGCTCGCGCTCGTGCTGATCCTGGTCGCCCAGGTCAAGATCAACGTCACCAACGCCTACTCCGGCTCGCTCGCGTGGTCCAACGTCTACACCCGCATCACCAGGACCTACCCCGGCCGATCCGTCTTCATGTACTTCAACCTCGCCATCGCGCTCTCGCTGATGCTGCTGGACGTGTTCAGCCTCATCAACATCGTGCTCAGCCTCTACGCGAATGTCGTGATGGCGTGGCTGGTGACCATCTCGGCCGACATCGCGATCAACAAGTACGTGCTGCGGATCTCGCCCCGCTACCCGGAATTCCGCCGCGGGATGCTTTACGACTGGAATCCGGTCGGTCTGGTGTCGGTGGTGCTCGCTTCCGCGCTCTCGCTGGCGGCGTTCGGCGGAGCCTTCGGTGAGGACCTGCGCCCGTTCTCCGTGCTGATCGCGATCTGCGTCGCCGTCGTCGTGACGCCGCTGATGGCGTTGGCCACCCGCGGCCGCTTCTATCTGCGCCGCCGGCGGGACGGGATCGACTCGCCGCTGCTGGATTCCGACGGGAACCCGTCCGGAGAGCGACTGCGATGCCACGTCACGGGGTACACCTTCGAGCGGCCGGATATGCTGGCCTCGGCTGAACGCGGGCCGATGGGGGAAGTGCAGTTCGTATCGTCTTTGGCGCTCGCGCTGGATGACTCGGACCGCTACGTCCTCCCACCCGATCCGCCCCGCGGACCGGGTGCAGAGCCGGCGCGGCGCGACACAGGCCCACGACGCGGAGCGCAGGAGAGCAGGACGTGA
- the urtB gene encoding urea ABC transporter permease subunit UrtB: MDALIPPLLNGTALGALLLLAALGLTLTFGQMGVINMAHGEFIMAGAFIAYVTQLVVSSSNISILLALPLAFLGAGLLGLLLEVGIIQWMYRRPLDTLLVTVGVALVLQQIALQIFPAQGVPVEAPGWLDGQIGIFGYAWPLRQVFTIVLAALCLAALAAWLKYSSFGRRIRATVQNRDLAETSGIRTRDIDRITFFVGSGLAGVAGVAASLIGGTNSQMGTQYIIPAFLVVVAGGVGQIKGTVIAAWALGIALSFFADWTTGSMAQVLAFVLLVVFLQFRPQGLFTVRTRGLT, encoded by the coding sequence GTGGATGCACTCATACCGCCGCTCCTGAACGGCACCGCGCTGGGCGCCCTGCTGCTGCTTGCAGCGCTCGGACTCACACTCACCTTCGGTCAGATGGGGGTGATCAACATGGCGCACGGCGAGTTCATCATGGCCGGCGCCTTCATCGCCTACGTCACCCAGCTGGTCGTCAGCTCGAGCAACATCTCGATCCTGCTGGCACTGCCCCTCGCCTTCCTGGGCGCCGGGCTGCTCGGCCTCCTCCTGGAGGTGGGCATCATCCAATGGATGTACCGGCGGCCGCTGGACACCCTCCTGGTCACCGTCGGTGTGGCGCTGGTCCTGCAGCAGATCGCGCTGCAGATCTTCCCCGCCCAGGGCGTCCCGGTGGAGGCGCCGGGGTGGCTGGACGGCCAGATCGGGATCTTCGGCTACGCGTGGCCGCTGCGCCAGGTCTTCACGATCGTGCTCGCCGCGCTGTGCCTTGCGGCGCTCGCCGCGTGGCTCAAGTACTCGTCCTTCGGACGCCGGATTCGCGCAACCGTCCAGAACCGCGACCTCGCCGAGACCAGCGGCATCCGCACCCGCGACATCGACCGCATCACGTTCTTCGTCGGCTCGGGCCTGGCCGGCGTCGCCGGCGTCGCCGCATCCCTGATCGGCGGCACGAATTCGCAGATGGGGACGCAGTACATCATCCCGGCCTTCCTCGTGGTCGTCGCCGGAGGCGTCGGTCAGATCAAGGGCACGGTGATCGCCGCCTGGGCCCTCGGCATCGCGCTGTCGTTCTTCGCCGACTGGACGACCGGAAGCATGGCGCAGGTCCTCGCCTTCGTGCTCCTGGTGGTGTTCCTGCAGTTCCGTCCACAGGGCCTGTTCACGGTCCGCACCCGGGGGTTGACATGA
- a CDS encoding DUF4118 domain-containing protein: MRRGRLRVLLGAAPGVGKTFEMLQEGRRLQEDGRDVAVAVVETHGRAATQAQLAGLEIIPRRLLEHRGVELGEMDLEAVLARHPSLALVDELAHTNAPGSRHDKRWQDVEALLDAGIDVVSTLNIQHIASLNDVVEKITGVAQRETVPDAVIRSADQIEVVDLAPQSLRDRLSAGSVYPAERIDAALSNYFRLGNLTALRELALLWLADEVDTALKSYRAEHGIDGTWNARERIVIALTGGPEGETLIRRGARIAARAAGGELLAVHISSQDGLRTEAPGALAAQRALVESLGGTYHQVVGDDVPRTLVDFARSVNASQLVIGVSRRGRLAAALSGPGIGATVIRESGDIDVHMVTHAAAGGRFALPRLTGGALSIQRRILGFAVALVGGPLLSWLLVLVSRDDTITADVLAYQLLVVIVALIGGIWPALFAAVLSGITLDFLFVDPLYTVTISDPAHALALVLYVVIAILVSWIVDQAARRTRIARRAAAESELLATVSGSVLRGESAVPALISRTREAFALAGVRLLDADGEVLATDGEPVADGRATRVAIGDRAVLELHGGELDASERRLLDVIVAQLGATLERTDLTETARSAGVLAETDQVRSALLSAVSHDLRRPLAAAVAAVGGLRAAGGALSDADRAELLATADESLATLSSLVTDLLDVSRVQAGVLAVSLRPVDAADVILAALDELGLGPDEIDLALDPDLPPLSADAVLLQRVLVNVLANAHRHAPESSRVRVTTSRLAGTAELRVIDHGVGVPAERQGDIFAPFQRLGDTDNTIGLGLGLALSKGFTEGMGGTLTPEDTPGGGLTMVIALPVAPTRTPA, from the coding sequence ATGAGACGGGGCCGCCTGCGGGTGCTGCTGGGCGCAGCCCCCGGCGTCGGGAAGACGTTCGAGATGCTCCAGGAGGGGCGACGGCTGCAGGAGGACGGCCGCGACGTGGCGGTGGCGGTCGTCGAGACCCACGGCCGAGCGGCGACCCAGGCGCAGCTCGCCGGGCTCGAGATCATCCCCCGGCGGCTGCTCGAGCACCGCGGAGTCGAGCTGGGCGAGATGGATCTCGAGGCCGTGCTCGCCCGGCATCCGTCCCTCGCCCTCGTCGACGAGCTCGCCCATACGAACGCGCCCGGCTCGCGCCACGACAAGCGGTGGCAGGACGTGGAGGCACTGCTGGATGCCGGCATCGACGTCGTCTCGACCCTGAACATCCAGCACATCGCGTCGCTGAACGACGTCGTCGAGAAGATCACCGGGGTTGCGCAGCGCGAGACGGTCCCCGACGCGGTGATCCGCTCGGCCGACCAGATCGAGGTCGTCGATCTCGCGCCGCAGTCGCTGCGCGATCGGCTCTCGGCCGGGTCGGTGTATCCCGCGGAGCGCATCGACGCCGCCCTCTCGAACTACTTCCGCCTCGGCAACCTCACTGCGCTGCGCGAACTCGCCCTCCTGTGGCTGGCCGACGAGGTGGACACCGCGCTGAAGAGCTACCGCGCCGAGCACGGCATCGACGGCACGTGGAACGCGCGCGAGCGGATCGTGATCGCCCTCACCGGTGGTCCGGAGGGTGAGACGCTGATCCGGCGCGGCGCACGGATCGCCGCGCGCGCCGCCGGCGGCGAGCTGCTGGCCGTCCACATCTCCAGCCAGGACGGCCTGCGCACCGAGGCGCCGGGCGCCCTGGCGGCGCAGCGCGCGCTCGTCGAATCGCTCGGCGGCACCTACCACCAGGTGGTGGGCGACGATGTGCCGCGCACCCTCGTCGACTTCGCGCGATCGGTGAACGCGAGCCAGCTCGTGATCGGGGTGAGTCGTCGCGGGCGGCTCGCCGCAGCGCTGAGCGGACCGGGCATCGGCGCCACGGTCATCCGCGAGTCGGGCGACATCGACGTCCACATGGTCACCCACGCGGCGGCGGGCGGGCGGTTCGCCCTGCCCCGCTTGACCGGCGGGGCACTGAGCATCCAGCGCCGCATCCTCGGCTTCGCCGTCGCGCTGGTCGGCGGGCCGCTCCTGTCGTGGCTGCTCGTGCTCGTCAGCAGAGACGACACGATCACCGCCGACGTCCTGGCCTACCAGCTGCTGGTGGTCATCGTCGCCCTGATCGGCGGCATCTGGCCGGCCCTGTTCGCCGCGGTGCTGTCGGGCATCACACTGGATTTCCTCTTCGTCGATCCCCTGTACACGGTGACGATCTCCGATCCCGCGCACGCCCTCGCGCTCGTGCTCTACGTCGTGATCGCGATCCTCGTCAGCTGGATCGTCGACCAGGCCGCCCGCCGTACGCGCATCGCCCGTCGGGCGGCGGCGGAGTCCGAGCTGCTGGCCACCGTCTCGGGCAGCGTCCTGCGCGGCGAGAGCGCGGTGCCCGCGCTGATCAGCCGCACCCGCGAGGCCTTCGCCCTGGCCGGCGTGCGCCTCCTGGATGCCGACGGCGAGGTGCTCGCCACCGACGGCGAGCCCGTCGCCGACGGACGCGCCACACGGGTGGCGATCGGCGATCGCGCCGTCCTCGAACTGCACGGCGGGGAGCTGGATGCCTCCGAACGCCGCCTCCTGGATGTCATCGTCGCCCAACTGGGCGCGACGCTCGAGCGCACCGATCTGACCGAGACGGCGCGCTCGGCGGGTGTGCTCGCCGAGACCGATCAGGTGCGCTCGGCGCTGCTGTCCGCCGTCAGCCACGACCTGCGCCGACCGCTCGCGGCGGCGGTCGCCGCCGTCGGGGGGCTGCGGGCCGCCGGCGGTGCGCTCTCGGACGCCGACCGCGCCGAGCTGCTGGCCACCGCCGACGAGAGCCTCGCCACGCTGTCGAGTCTCGTGACCGACCTCCTGGACGTCAGCCGCGTCCAGGCCGGGGTGCTGGCCGTCTCGCTGCGGCCCGTCGACGCCGCCGACGTGATCCTGGCGGCGCTGGACGAGCTCGGCCTCGGCCCTGATGAGATCGACCTCGCCCTCGACCCCGATCTGCCGCCCCTCTCCGCCGACGCCGTGCTGCTGCAGCGCGTCCTGGTCAACGTGCTCGCCAATGCGCACCGCCACGCCCCGGAATCCTCGCGCGTGCGCGTCACCACCAGCCGCCTGGCCGGCACCGCCGAGCTGCGCGTCATCGACCACGGGGTCGGTGTGCCCGCCGAGCGCCAAGGCGACATCTTCGCTCCGTTCCAACGCCTCGGCGACACCGACAACACGATCGGCCTCGGCCTCGGCCTCGCGCTCTCGAAGGGCTTCACCGAAGGGATGGGCGGTACGCTCACGCCCGAGGACACACCCGGAGGAGGCCTGACGATGGTGATCGCCCTTCCGGTCGCGCCCACCCGGACTCCCGCATGA